Proteins encoded in a region of the Deltaproteobacteria bacterium RBG_16_64_85 genome:
- a CDS encoding 50S ribosomal protein L23, whose protein sequence is MNPSDILKRPLITEKATLLKGTSNAVSFEVDRRAKKKQIREAVEKLFKVKVEDVRTMNVTGKVKRRGRTVGLRPGWKKAVVTLKAGDKIEFFEGV, encoded by the coding sequence ATGAATCCCTCCGATATCCTCAAGCGGCCGCTGATCACGGAAAAGGCGACCCTCCTCAAGGGGACCTCGAACGCCGTGTCCTTCGAAGTCGACCGCCGCGCGAAGAAAAAGCAGATCCGGGAGGCCGTGGAGAAGCTGTTCAAGGTGAAGGTCGAGGACGTCCGGACGATGAACGTGACCGGCAAGGTCAAGCGCCGCGGCCGCACCGTGGGGCTGCGACCGGGATGGAAGAAGGCCGTCGTCACCTTGAAGGCGGGCGACAAGATCGAGTTTTTCGAAGGCGTATGA
- a CDS encoding 50S ribosomal protein L4 gives MATLELLDKERQVKGTVELPEDVFGAEVKTHLLHHAVVAQLAARRSGTASTKTRKDVSGGGKKPFRQKGTGRARMGSTRSPLLRGGGTVFGPHPRGYAIKVNRKVMKAALRSALSAKAKENKLLLVDDLDLSAPKTKEFLKVATVLGISDALLVVDGPPGNLGLGIRNLRSFKALPVSAINVYDILSYDQLVFTRSALEKITEVLGK, from the coding sequence ATGGCGACGCTGGAGCTGCTCGATAAGGAACGGCAGGTGAAGGGGACGGTGGAGCTGCCGGAAGACGTTTTCGGGGCCGAGGTGAAGACGCATCTCCTCCATCACGCCGTCGTCGCGCAGCTTGCGGCGCGACGTTCCGGGACGGCATCCACGAAAACCAGAAAAGACGTCTCCGGCGGCGGGAAGAAGCCGTTCCGGCAGAAGGGCACCGGGAGAGCCCGCATGGGAAGCACCCGCTCCCCGCTGCTGCGGGGTGGAGGCACCGTGTTCGGGCCCCATCCCCGGGGATATGCAATCAAGGTGAACCGGAAGGTGATGAAGGCGGCGCTGCGCTCCGCACTGAGCGCAAAGGCGAAGGAGAACAAGCTGCTGCTGGTGGACGACCTGGACCTCTCCGCCCCGAAAACGAAGGAGTTCCTCAAGGTGGCGACCGTCCTGGGGATTTCGGATGCGCTGCTGGTGGTCGACGGTCCCCCTGGCAACCTGGGCCTTGGAATCCGGAACCTGCGATCCTTCAAGGCGCTCCCCGTGTCCGCCATCAACGTCTATGACATCCTTTCGTACGACCAGCTGGTGTTCACCCGTTCCGCCCTCGAAAAAATCACGGAGGTGCTCGGGAAATGA